Genomic DNA from Roseburia intestinalis L1-82:
AATGGTAAAATTACCGGAAACTATCGTATCTTCCACCTTGACAGTTACCTTAGTGGTATCATTATGCCATCCAGACGGTGTATTGATTGTGATTTTTACACTCGGATTGATATAGGCACATTCCTTGTAATCCTTTGCACACACCTCACAATCTTCATTTACTGCATACTGACTGCATTTTTCCTTGCAGGTGCATTTTGCGGCAGGCTGTGTCTCCTCAGTTGTGCCTTCTGTGGAATTTTCTGTTGTATTCTCCGTGGACTGCTCTGTATGATTTTCTCCACTACCGGAACTGTCCTTGTTATCAGTGCCGGACGCTGTGCTTTCTGCACTGCCTTCTTCTGCCGCACTCTCTGTTTTCTGCTCTGCGGTATCCTCCGCATGAACCTCCACAGTATTTGCCCTGTTGGCAAAAAATGCCCCAATCGGCATACAAAAAAGTATTGCCGATAGCATAAGGGACACCACTGCCCTAGCCGATAATCTCCTGTTTTTCATTAGTCGAATCCTCCTTTTCCTGTTCCCGTTTCTGTAATAGATTTCTGACTTCATCCTCACTGAGCTTATTAAGCATCTGCAATCGCTCGGATGAGATTTTATATTTCCGAATGATCTTCATGGCTTCGGCATCCTCCGCCATCTGTTTCTGCTCTGCAAGGTCTTTTTCCTTTGCCTGTAGCTGTGCTATCTGCTCCCTGACCTTTTTAAGCTGTGAATTGATTCGCTCTACTGACAAAAATAATTCCTCCCTTCGCTAATTCAATCTTCCAAAACCATAAAAATGGCTCTGCCAGTAAGAGGTATTGATTGAGGTGTACTGGATTGGATCGCCACAATGCACCATCGTACCGTTTCCGCAGTAAATGCCAACGTGTGTAACCGGACGTCCCGCATTATAAGTTCCGGTAAAAAAGATAATATCCCCTGCCTTTGCGTCTGCCGCTGATACCGGAGTACACTGGTCATAAATGCCCTGTGCGGTGGTTCTTGGCAGGTTATGTACGCCGCTGTTTGTAAATACCCAACATACAAAGCCAGAACAATCAAAACTTGCCGGAGCTGTTCCTCCAAAGGTGTATGGCATTCCCAGATACCTGTTTGCTTCCCGCATAAGCGTCTGTACGGTTGCATCATCATAAGATTCCGGTGGTATCACATTGCCGGTTCCTCCTCCGGTGCCGCCCGGTGTTTCTCCATAAATGGTCTGTTCTCCTGCTTCAAAATAAAATAACGGGTTATAATACTCCCCGTTATACAAGCACTCGATATGAAGGTGGCTTCCGGTACTGCTTCCTGTATTTCCGCTTTTA
This window encodes:
- a CDS encoding DUF4315 family protein, whose amino-acid sequence is MSVERINSQLKKVREQIAQLQAKEKDLAEQKQMAEDAEAMKIIRKYKISSERLQMLNKLSEDEVRNLLQKREQEKEDSTNEKQEIIG